A stretch of Oryza brachyantha chromosome 4, ObraRS2, whole genome shotgun sequence DNA encodes these proteins:
- the LOC102708714 gene encoding protein IQ-DOMAIN 31-like: MNMARSRLLCCLGTRRRANASPPQRQDSFGPRPRRRWTGRMDRAFFGRSPPCGQTAVAPDSGVVEPVGKEARDGAVNREEFSREEAEAATIQAGFRGHLARRAFRALRSLVKLQALARGAYVRKQAGVAIRFMKVLVRLQVRVRARQLLHMSKDQ, from the exons ATGAACATGGCCAGGAGCAGACTCCTCTGCTGCCTCGGCACGCGGCGTCGAGCTAATGCTTCGCCTCCGCAGCGCCAAGACAGCTTCGGC cctcgacctcgccgccggtggacggGCAGGATGGACCGTGCCTTCTTCGGCCGGTCTCCGCCGTGCGGCCAGACGGCCGTGGCGCCCGACTCTGGCGTCGTCGAGCCCGTGGGCAAGGAAGCGCGCGACGGAGCAGTCAACCGTGAAGAGTTCTCCAGAGAGGAAGCCGAGGCGGCCACCATCCAGGCCGGCTTCCGCGGCCACCTG GCGAGGCGGGCGTTTCGCGCGCTGAGGAGCCTGGTTAAGCTGCAGGCGCTCGCGCGGGGCGCGTACGTGCGGAAGCAGGCGGGCGTCGCCATCCGGTTCATGAAGGTGCTCGTGCGGCTTCAGgtgcgcgtccgcgcccggcAGCTGCTCCACATGTCCAAGGATCAGTAG
- the LOC102720977 gene encoding uncharacterized protein LOC102720977: MAVPVYSITRAEIEEFWRRKEMEEKEQRLTAEKEAARIKVKTLMIEDYALFEQMILEILEEGIKGGRAREEGDTTTNGAAAATKSTEARIGIKDWWRKSTYAYLNEPAMTSMDENGRRKHAIKYIPHERCMNFFSSIPSQHNATTFAIF, from the exons ATGGCAGTGCCGGTTTACAGCATCACAAGGGCAGAAATCGAGGAGTTCTGGAGGAGAAAGGAGATGGAAGAAAAGGAGCAGCGCCTTACTGCCGAGAAGGAGGCTGCAAGAATCAAAGTCAAGACACTCATG ATCGAGGATTATGCTTTGTTCGAGCAAATGATACTAGAGATTCTTGAGGAGGGCATCAAAGGTGGCAGggcaagggaggagggagacacCACCACGAACGGCGCAGCTGCTGCCACCAAGAGCACTGAGGCAAGGATTGGCATCAAAGATTG GTGGAGAAAAAGTACTTATGCTTATCTGAATGAACCAGCAATGACATCCATGGATGAGAACGGAAGAAGGAAGCACGCCATCAAATACATCCCACATGAGAGATGCATGAACTTCTTCTCATCGATTCCAAGTCAACATAATGCTACTACTTTTGCCATCTTCTAA
- the LOC102708435 gene encoding mechanosensitive ion channel protein 6-like, which translates to MDPRGKGSIKSYGSDKSSPSGSFDFEHDQDPDRLRHHDDVHRREVVVKIDPEAHVAMELHAGGSHANVSGRSSTYSSTVNTPRAGGVVVGGVVPGSGSVSSASTSPGAGADGESFSFKNRPPQSPSSPAMSIGGEGSDDPPSRLIGSFLRKQAAAGCELSLDPDLDMEELRRPPRAPTSMNASSRELRVSFQDPHKRFSPSTSSASTSSYAGDSRNQASSTVETAEVIRCTSVSTGNSMLARSKTRSRLMDPPPPASSHPTDAERSDRKSFVSKGPPKSGQLRSGLIGKSGLIGKSGPIGKPGAFEDEDDDPFVEEGLAADLKRDTFDCLLILEWVGLIVIMGLLVCSLTIRSLANKKLSGLHLWKWELLVFVLICGRLVSGWVIRISVFFVERNFLLRKKVLYFVYGVRRAVRNVLWLGLALISWHLLFDKDAKRETHTLVLPYVTKVLCCLLVATVMRLVKTLLLKVLASSFHVSTYFDRIQDALFNQYVIETLSGPPLVDESRMLAEVQRLQSVGINIPSELQAAIPSKPEGAASGPGPKSGRLTVNPSRRGGGAGGGGGGGGGGGAGVSKQLQRQKTERQCDDGITIDQLHRLSQKNISAWSMKRLMKIVRYGALTTMDEQIKHATGEDELATQIHSEYEAKVAAKRIFHNVAKPHSKHIYLSDLMRFMRQEEALKAMDLFEGAQEHNRVSKRSLKNWVVTAFRERKALALTLNDTKTAVNKLHQMANVVVAVIVIALWLLILGIATSRFFVFISSQLLVAVFMFGNTLKTIFEAIVFLFVMHPFDVGDRCEVDGMQVVVEEMNIMTTIFLRYDNLKVYYPNSQLAIQPIMNYYRSPDMGDAIDFSVHVATPVEKLALMKERLMHYLDNKKEHWYPGSMVVLRDVDDTNKLRVSIWCRHTINFHDMGMRFERRELLLQEMIKVLKDLDIEYRMIPLDINVRNAPMIQSLRMPTTWTTYS; encoded by the exons ATGGATCCGCGGGGGAAGGGCAGCATCAAGTCGTATGGATCGGACaagtcgtcgccgtcgggctcGTTCGACTTCGAGCACGACCAGGACCCggaccgcctccgccaccacgACGACGTGCACCGCCGCGAGGTCGTCGTCAAGATCGACCCCGAGGCCCACGTGGCGATGGAGCTCCACGCCGGTGGCAGCCATGCCAACGTGTCGGGGCGCAGCTCCACCTACAGCTCCACGGTGAACACGCCGCGCGCTGgcggggtggtggtggggggcgTGGTCCCTGGGTCCGGTTCGGTGTCGAGCGCGTCGACCTCGCCAGGCGCTGGGGCCGACGGCGAGTCGTTCAGCTTCAAGAACCGGCCGCCGCAGTCGCCGTCGTCTCCAGCGATGAGCATCGGCGGGGAAGGCAGCGACGACCCGCCGAGCCGCCTCATTGGCAGCTTCCTACGCaagcaggcggcggccggctgcGAGCTGTCACTCGATCCCGATCTGGATATGGAGGAGCTGAggaggccgccgcgcgcgcccacTTCTATGAACGCCTCCTCAAGGGAGCTGCGCGTCTCGTTCCAAGATCCACACAAGCGGTTCTCcccgtcgacgtcgtcggccTCCACTTCCTCCTACGCCGGCGACAGCAGGAACCAAGCCTCTAGCACAGTGGAAACCGCCGAGGTGATCCGATGCACGTCGGTATCCACTGGAAACAGCATGTTGGCTCGCAGCAAGACGCGTTCCCGGCTAATGgaccccccgccgccggcgagtaGTCACCCCACCGACGCGGAGCGCTCCGACCGCAAGTCGTTCGTCTCCAAGGGTCCTCCCAAGTCAGGGCAGCTCCGGTCGGGCCTGATCGGCAAGTCGGGGCTTATCGGCAAGTCAGGCCCCATCGGGAAGCCCGGCGCCTTCgaagacgaggacgacgacccGTTCGTGGAGGAGGGGCTCGCCGCCGACTTAAAGCGCGACACGTTCGACTGCCTCCTCATCCTGGAATGGGTCGGGCTCATCGTCATCATGGGCTTGCTCGTGTGCAGCCTCACCATACGCAGCCTCGCCAACAAGAAGCTCTCGGGGCTCCACCTCTGGAAGTGGGAGCTCCTGGTGTTCGTGCTCATCTGCGGGCGCCTCGTCTCCGGCTGGGTGATCCGCATCTCCGTCTTCTTCGTGGAGCGCAACTTCCTGCTGCGGAAGAAGGTGCTCTACTTCGTCTACGGCGTGCGCCGCGCCGTGCGGAACGTGCTCTGGCTCGGCCTCGCGCTCATCTCATGGCACCTCCTCTTCGACAAGGACGCCAAGCGGGAGACGCACACGCTGGTGCTGCCCTACGTCACCAAGGTGCTGTGCtgcctcctcgtcgccaccgtgATGCGCCTCGTCAAGACGTTGTTGCTCAAGGTGCTCGCCTCCTCCTTCCACGTCTCCACCTACTTCGACCGGATCCAGGACGCGCTCTTCAACCAGTACGTCATCGAGACGCTCTCCGGCCCGCCGCTGGTCGACGAGAGCCGCATGCTCGCCGAGGTGCAGCGGCTGCAGAGCGTGGGGATCAACATCCCGAGCGAGCTCCAAGCAGCCATACCGAGCAAGCCGGAGGGGGCGGCCTCCGGGCCAGGGCCAAAGAGTGGGCGCCTCACGGTGAACCCGtcgaggcgaggaggaggagcaggaggaggagggggagggggagggggagggggagcagGGGTCAGCAAGCAGCTGCAGAGGCAGAAAACCGAGCGCCAATGCGACGACGGGATCACGATCGACCAGCTCCATAGGCTTAGCCAGAAGAACATCTCTGCTTGGAGCATGAAGAGGTTGATGAAGATTGTTCGCTATGGCGCGCTGACCACCATGGACGAGCAGATCAAGCATGCCACCGGAGAGGACGAGCTGGCGACGCAGATACACAGCGAGTACGAGGCCAAGGTTGCTGCCAAGAGGATCTTCCACAATGTCGCCAAGCCCCACTCCAA GCACATATACTTGTCAGATTTGATGCGTTTCATGAGGCAGGAGGAAGCTTTGAAAGCAATGGATCTTTTTGAAGGGGCACAGGAGCATAACAGAGTCAGCAAGAGGTCACTCAAGAACTGGGTG GTAACTGCATTCAGAGAGCGCAAAGCTCTTGCTCTGACGCTCAATGACACAAAAACTGCAGTGAACAAGCTCCACCAGATGGCCAATGTCGTCGTTGCGGTTATTGTGATTGCACTATGGCTTCTCATTCTAGGAATCGCTACGTCACGCTTCTTCGTCTTCATCAGCTCTCAGCTTCTTGTTGCCGTTTTCATGTTTGGCAATACTCTGAAGACCATCTTTGAGGCGATTGTGTTCTTGTTTGTGATGCATCCTTTTGATGTTGGTGATCGTTGTGAAGTTGATGGGATGCAG GTAGTCGTCGAGGAAATGAACATCATGACGACAATCTTCCTCCGATATGACAACCTGAAGGTCTATTATCCAAACAGTCAGCTCGCCATCCAACCAATAATGAATTACTACAGGAGTCCTGATATGGGAGATGCAATCGATTTCTCTGTCCATGTCGCTACACCTGTCGAGAAACTGGCCCTCATGAAGGAAAGACTAATGCA TTACCTTGACAACAAGAAAGAACATTGGTACCCTGGATCCATGGTTGTGCTCCGTGACGTGGATGacacaaacaaattaagggTATCCATATGGTGCCGTCACACGATCAACTTCCATGACATGGGGATGAGATTCGAGAGGAGGGAGTTATTGCTCCAAGAGATGATCAAGGTCTTGAAGGATCTCGACATCGAATACCGGATGATACCACTCGACATCAACGTTCGCAACGCGCCTATGATCCAGTCTTTAAGGATGCCAACGACATGGACAACGTATTCTTGA
- the LOC102708152 gene encoding calcium-dependent protein kinase 12, with amino-acid sequence MGNCFTKTYEIPITSGTMRRPTTTTTAAEPRKSRGEPPAGWRRPTFPRHAAPPYRPGSSLPAAGAMSRRASAGGEVGPVLQRPMVDVRTVYQLDRKLGSGQFGTTYLCTERATGLRYACKSVAKRKLLRRSDVEDVRREITILQHLSGQPNVVEFKGAYEDNESVHLVMEFCSGGELFDRITAKGSYSERQAAAVFRDIITVVHVCHFMGVIHRDLKPENFLLASSADDAPLKAIDFGLSVFIEEGQVYKDIVGSAYYVAPEVLQRNYGKEADVWSAGVILYILLCGTPPFWAETEKGIFDAILVGQLDFSMNPWPSISENAKELIRQMLNRDPQKRITASQALEHRWLKEGGASDRPIDSAVLSRMKQFKAMNKLKQLALKVIAENLSPEEIKGLKQMFNNMDTDKSGTITVEELKVGLTKLGSKITEAEVQKLMEAVDVDKSGSIDYSEFLAAMINKHKLEKEEDLLRAFQHFDKDNSGYITRDELEQAMEEYGMSDEANIKQVLDEVDKDKDGRIDYEEFVEMMRKGIQT; translated from the exons ATGGGCAACTGCTTCACCAAGACGTACGAGATACCCATCACGTCCGGCACGATgcggcggccgacgacgacgacgacggccgccgAGCCCCGCAAGTCGCGCGGGGAGCCgccggcggggtggcggcggccgacctTCCCGAGGCACGCGGCCCCGCCGTACCGGCCGGGGTCCTcgttgccggcggcgggggcgatgTCCCGGAGGgcgtccgccggcggcgaggtgggccCCGTGCTGCAGAGGCCGATGGTGGACGTGCGGACGGTGTACCAGCTGGACCGGAAGCTCGGGAGCGGGCAGTTCGGGACGACGTACCTGTGCACGGAGCGCGCGACGGGGCTCCGGTACGCGTGCAAGTCGGTCGCGAAGCGGAAGCTGCTGCGGCGCTCCGACGTGGAGGACGTGCGCCGGGAGATCACCATCCTGCAGCACCTCAGCGGGCAGCCGAACGTCGTGGAGTTCAAGGGCGCCTACGAGGACAACGAGAGCGTGCACCTCGTCATGGAGTTCtgctccggcggcgagctgtTCGACCGCATCACGGCCAAGGGGAGCTACTCCGAGCgccaggccgccgccgtgttccGCGACATCATCACCGTCGTGCACGTCTGTCACTTCATGGGGGTCATACACCGCGACCTCAAACCGGAGAACTTCTTGCTCGCCAGCTCTGCCGACGACGCGCCGCTCAAGGCCATCGACTTCGGACTCTCCGTCTTCATCGAAGAAGGTCAGG TGTATAAGGACATTGTGGGAAGTGCTTACTACGTGGCGCCAGAAGTACTACAACGAAATTATGGGAAAGAAGCCGATGTCTGGAGCGCTGGGGTGATATTGTATATACTTCTATGCGGGACGCCCCCTTTCTGGGCAG AGACAGAGAAAGGCATATTCGATGCTATACTGGTCGGCCAACTTGATTTCAGTATGAACCCATGGCCTTCGATATCTGAAAATGCAAAGGAACTTATCAGACAGATGTTAAACAGAGATCCACAGAAGAGGATTACCGCATCGCAGGCATTAG AACATCGATGGCTCAAAGAAGGCGGTGCGTCTGACAGACCTATCGATAGCGCAGTACTATCAAGAATGAAGCAATTCAAAGCAATGAACAAATTAAAGCAATTAGCTCTTAAG GTAATTGCAGAGAACCTATCACCAGAGGAAATCAAAGGCTTGAAACAGATGTTCAATAACATGGATACAGACAAAAGTGGCACAATCACAGTTGAAGAACTGAAGGTTGGTTTGACAAAGCTAGGATCAAAGATTACTGAAGCAGAGGTTCAGAAGCTTATGGAAGCG GTTGACGTAGACAAGAGTGGCAGTATTGATTACTCCGAGTTCCTTGCAGCTATGATAAATAAGCATAAACTGGAAAAGGAGGAGGATTTACTTCGTGCATTCCAACACTTTGACAAAGATAACAGCgg GTACATAACAAGAGATGAACTGGAACAAGCCATGGAAGAGTACGGAATGAGTGATGAAGCAAACATTAAACAAGTACTGGATGAAGTTGATAAAGACAAG GACGGAAGAATTGACTATGAAGAGTTTGTGGAAATGATGAGGAAAGGAATACAAACCTGA
- the LOC102708993 gene encoding uncharacterized protein LOC102708993: MADGAVTEHEQDILLEKKQVITVAQGRDKAGRPIVRIVGKNFPARELGDGGGGQAEAALKGYVRRRVLPAIGDAEFVVVYMHSGVDRGENFPGVGAIRAAYESMPAAVRERLHAVYFLHPGLQSRLLFSTIGRFLFSSGLYGKLRYVSRLEYLLVHMRKGELDVPEVVRRHDDELERRPLMDYGIEASERCGEFDAASMDTTASLRSLRCVS; encoded by the exons atggccgacggcgccgtGACCGAGCATGAGCAGGACATTCTGCTGGAGAAGAAACAGGTGATCACCGTCGCCCAGGGCCGGGACAAGGCCGGCCGGCCCATCGTCCGCATCGTCGGCAAGAACTTCCCTG cgcgcgagctgggcgatggcggcggcggccaggccGAGGCGGCGCTGAAGGGGTACGTGCGGAGGCGGGTGCTGCCGGCGATCGGGGACGCGGAGTTCGTGGTGGTGTACATGCACTCCGGCGTGGACCGCGGCGAGAACTTCCCAGGCGTCGGCGCAATCCGGGCGGCATACGAGTCCATGCCGGCGGCAGTCAGGGAGAGGCTGCACGCCGTGTACTTCCTGCACCCGGGGCTCCAGTCCCGCCTCTTGTTCTCCACCATTGGCCGGTTCCTCTTCAGCTCAGG ATTGTATGGGAAGCTGAGGTACGTGAGCCGGCTGGAGTACCTGTTGGTGCACATGCGCAAGGGGGAGCTGGACGTCCCGGAGGTGGTGCGCCGGCACGACGACGAGCTCGAGCGCCGGCCGCTCATGGACTACGGCATCGAGGCGAGCGAACGGTGCGGCGAATTCGACGCCGCGTCCATGGACACCACGGCATCACTGCGTTCGCTGCGCTGCGTCTCCTAG